The segment TACTTCCTCATGTTCCTACCCAATGGCATGGACTACAACCTCAGAGAAAACCAATTGTTGACCAGACGAACCTTACAACCACCAAATTCAAGGCCAATCTACCCAACTCGTCCAAATTTACGCGAAATCGGCCATATGAGGGTAACAGTCCACCAGTGGGGAGCAGTTCACGAATTGACCTGGACAACGGGGTGCCAAAAAAAAGGATGTCTTTATTCTATCTCAACAAATGAGCTCTCTAAGCGGAAGCACCGCTGATGAAGAACCACTTGTCGATGGAGCTATCGATGGGAGCAGGGGGAAGCTCCTCGTTGgcggggagaggaggaagctggtCAGGGGCAACACGGCTGCTGGAGTGCTGGACAGTGACGTTGGTAGTGGAAACACCGCCGGGGGCAGTCTTGCCGGTGATGAGACGCTCCCAGGCCTCGTTGCACTCACGGACGACGTCCATGGCGTACCTATTGTCATGTTGTTAGCCGGTGTTGCTTGCAGTTGCGGCGACAAACTGGCGAAAAACTcacttcttgttcttgcacTCGCCGGTGAAAGCGAACTGGTTCTCGGGCTTGCCGTCAGGGATCTTGTAGATGCGGAACCACTCGTTGGTGGCACGAATGAGGCCGGGGAGGTGAcgctcaacatcctcaatgTCGTTGAGCTTGGGGGCAAGAGGGTCGTTGACGTCAATGACAATGACCTTCCAGtcggtctcctcctcgtcgagaAGGGCCATGACACCGAGGACCTTGACCTGCTTGACCTGGCCGGTGTAgccgacgagctcgccgatCTCGCAGACGTCGAGCGGGTCGTTGTcacccttggccttggtctcggggTGGATGGAGTTGGGGTCTTCCCAGGTCTGGGGGAAGGCACCGTAGTTCCAGAGGTAGCCCTTGTGGGGGAAGCAGTTGCGGACGAAGCGAagcttgcccttcttggtgTCCTGCTTGATGGGGTTCAggagctcctccttggagaTCTATGGGGGAGTTGTTAGTGTCTGTATAAGAAAAAGGGGGTGAGGTAAATACCCCGCGGTCTGCCTCGCCAACAACGAAGCTACATGCGCGGGATGCCTCCTCAACTCAAGAGAAGCCTACCTCCTGCTTGGCGTTGGTCCAGCGGGGAATCTCAACGACCATGTTGAGGATGGTCTGCTCGGCGTTGGCGTAGAGCGGGATATCGTGGAAGGGCGAGACGGGGAcgccatccttctcgacgTAGACGCGGTGCTCCAAGGTGTAGGGAGCGCCGACCTTGCGGATGGAGTAGTTGGAAGCCATGGTTGCGACTGAGCTCGACGAGAGATGCCGGGCAATCTGTTGTGTTCTGGCGGAGGaaatggcggtggtgtttgGCCTCGTCAGGGTGGACAGCGGTTTTGTATTCGGAGATTGGGCAGCTCCCCCCGATCCATTGCCagatggagggggaggggtcCCAGCTCCGACCGGGCACTGGGTGTGGGTGGAATTCGATGACTGGGGCCCGCTGAGTGACGCCAGCGTGCGGGCCTGCGATTGGCCGGGACGGCCGAGTTGTGGCGGCATGTTGAGTTTGAAGATGATGTGTGGCTgcaactgcgactgcgacgaCGGGCGGCGCGGGTGCGTTAACGGGTGCGGGAGCGGAAGCGTGCTGTGCTGTCTGGTGCTCAAGTAGTTGCTTTGGGACCGCGTCTTTGGCAGCAACGTCCGCAACCTGACAAGGCTCTGAGACTGCATTTAACTGCTAGCGTCGATGGAGATAGAGTCACGGCAGGTGAGATGGAAATATGTAAGAAACTGAAACAAGCGTCGGTACAAGAGGGGTGCTGTAAGTATCGACTCGCGGATGCCCTGTTCCTGATCAAAAAAGTCTTGTCGCTCACTCGGTTCAGTTCCATTCCCTTTGGCCGCGGCTTCTTTTTCAACCACTCAAGGCTCAACAACCCCTCGTGAATCAATGCTTCCAGGGCCCTCAATTGGGGGGGTCTGGCCTGGCTGCCGGGACAAGGCTCGGGCTGAGCACGTCTGGGGCCACTTCCTAACGTTTCCGAAGAGCGGAGCTTGGCTCCAGCAGTGTATTGTCCACTGTATCTTTGTACCCTCACCGCTGTCACTGCAGCCCCGGATTGCTTCGTTGCAGTTGGGAGCTCATGAGACAACACGAATTGATGTGCTGTCAACAACTGAAGATCAAAAACATGAAGCTGATCATCGAGTCTTGTTTGGTTGTGAAGAGACATGGACAGTTtgtgtgatggtggttcTTCAAGTTCTGGAGGTTGTTCTACGCCCGAACTCAGCCTCATGTGGCTTGAATAACAACAAATGCCCCTTTTCATGAGGCAGCTCTCGGTGATTTGTCCGACGTCTACCACTGGTAATGTTGTGAGTAATACTCCGCTCTGTATACATGTCAACTAACAAAACTTAGTCTTGAAGAGCTCCTGTAACCTCCATCTATCCTTCTGGAATAGTAAATCAGGATGGGTATACATGGCTGGACCTCAGGATCATGGTATGTTCGGGAGCACTCGAATCTCGGCATATGACTGGTTTACCTGGACCGCCAGAGTCACACGGTGAAAACAGACGTTTTTATCAACAGCAGGCAACATGGATCTGATCTTCCCATTCATCCTTTCATCTGATAACCCAACGGCACTCACTCACAAACCTCCAAGCTGGCAATCATAACTTTATAAGCCTCTCTGGGGTTAGGGTTAATATCGATTTCCCGGCCCCTCGCGGCCCCACCCCGAGTGCAACAATCGGTGGCCAGCCCGCCTCGGCGCCCGCCGATCGCAGATCGAATTTCTGGATAGTGCCGTTAGCTATTTTCCATCTTTCACAAATTCCCATTTCAATCCCTCACGGCGCTCCCCACACCGcacccttttctctcctcctccttctcctcctctgtccGGGCAGAGACGCCAGCAGATGATATGCCATTTTCTCCATTGCGCCTTGTCCGAACCATCATGACATCCGTTACCGAAGAGACGGCCCCGGCcctggctgctgctgccgcgggACTTACACAGAAGAGGGTGCCAATCCCGTCGCGGGGCGTCGACTATCGTGGCAAGATCGTTTTGGCTCCCATGGTCCGTTCTGGAGAGCTTCCATCGCGCCTACTGGCTCTCCATTATGGTGCCGATCTCGTATGGGGTGCGTTCAACAAACTAACTTACTTGGAACGATTACAGCCTTCGACATCTTGACTAACACCCCCTCTTCTCTCATCAGGTCCCGAGACTATTGACCGTGCCATGATCGGAACCACCCGCCGTATCAACCCCCGAACCGGCTGCGTCGAATGGACTCGCATCCCGACTAACAACGTCAAGAAGGAACTGTACGACGAGTCCATCATCTACCGCGTCGATCCCGTCCGTGAAGCCGGCCGACACATTTTCCAGATAGGCACCTCCGACCCATCCAGAGCCGTCGAGTGCGCCAAGCTCGTCGCCGCCGATGTTTCCGGAATCGACGTCAACGCCGGCTGCCCCAAGCCCTTCAGCACGCACGCCGGCATGGGCGCCGCCCTCCTGCGCACCCCCGACAAGCTCGTTTCCATCCTCGAAGCCCTCGTCGCCGAGATCAAGCCGGCCTTTGACATCGGCATCAGCGTCAAGATCCGCCTGCTCGAGACCCCTGCCGAGACCGAAACACTCGTCCGCCGCCTTTGCGCCGCGGGCATCACCGGCTTGACGATCCACTGCCGCACCACGCCCATGCGCCCGCGCGAGCGCGCCATCCGCGGCCAGCTGCGCATGATCGCCGACGTCTGTCACGAATACGGGGTGGCGTGTGTGGTGAACGGCGATGTCGAGGGGCGGGACCATGGTCTTGAGCTGATGGCCGAGTACGGCACAGACGGCGCCATGATCGCGACCTGCGCCGAGAAGAACGGCTCGTGCTTCCGCGCCAAGGCGGACGGCGGCCTCGCGACCTGGGAGGAGGCCGTGGCCAAGTACATGAGGTTTGCGATGGAGGTCGAGAACAAGTTCCACAACACAAAGTTCATGTTGACGCAGATGGTGCCCGGCAAGAGTCCCAAGTACAAGGAGCTGACGCACTGCAAGAGCTACGGCAAGATCATCGAGGTGCTGGGGTTGACGGACCTCGAGGAGCTGGCGAGGAAGACGGACGAGCTCATGAAGCTTGCTACTGTCGAtggaagcagcagcggtAATGATAAgtccaagatggccgagacGACAgtaaaggagaagaagaagaacgaccTCACGAATGATGTTGCTCAGCAGGAGAatctgaagaggaagagagaggatggtgatgaggaagccGAAAAGCAGCAACTCCCTCCTTCGACCAGAATCAACGTTTCCGAGGCCgtcgaagccgccgccgttgagcAGCAGTCCTCGCAgcccgttgctgctgccgtcgCGGCTTCATAGGttgttcctctttcttcttcacccatctcttcacttctctttATTTTACTCGGTCTTGTTTACGGTTCAAGCACATACATAGCGCGGTTACACAAAATTTGGTTGTTCGTTGGGCGTTTCGAAAGGGGCGAATCTTAGTAAATTCTTGAGTTGCTTTGTTGGAGTTTGGCACTATCTCAACGGCACGGTTGTCGAGAGAAGCATACCGCGATGTGCATCCCTATTGGGGAATGTGTTCATAGAATTTggatgtttttttttctgagAAATAACGGGGGCAACTCCTGGTTTACTGCTACATCTACTGCTACGCTTTCTGGTGACACTCTGGTTCGTATATTCTTCAGACGATGGAAGTAATGACATCTTTAGTTGGGCCATGCCAACAATCAATGTACCGGCCCTTGCTGTAGTAACTCCCGAGTACGAGTGTTTATGCGCTATGCAACAATTTCTatcccctcatcatcatctcgtGTCATCCGAACTGGATGCGTGATGATCAACTTCTCCTCGGACCCGTTTAACGCCCTTCCCTGCTCGAGGTGTAACTATACTCTCTTTCCCTGAGCTAACAGATCCGATACCTTGGGTGGGAGCACCAGCTGACTCCTATCATTGCGCCTATGGAAGTCCACAAGCGCAATCGCCGTCTTCTCCGGCAAGTCTTCGTGAATGAAGTGTCCTGCTTCGGGGAATACTTGCAAAGCGTATTTACCTGTAGAGCACCCAATCCGAGTTATTAGTTAAGTCATAAGCAACCCTGAAGTAAAGCAGTGCCCCCGTGATCTATAACGATcagagacagagaggaaccggaaccggaaacATACCTTGCATCTGCCCAATAGTCAACTCCGTATCCAACCGATCCGTCCCCGCAAGCAACAACATCTTGCCCCCCTTCGCCTCCAAAAACTTCTTGCTCAGCCCCTTAAACCACTCCTCCCAAAACGGCTGCGTGGCCGCCAGATCCGTCTTCCACCGCCACGGCTTCGCCGTCCCCTCCGTCCCCGCCACCCCTCTCGGCTGATGCAGCTGCTGCCTCTGCAACTCTTCCAGGGGTGCCAAAAGTCCGGGCACGCTTGTTCTGGCTGACGTCGAGTTCCGAATCGTCCGTGATCGCACGTGCCACTCGATTCCGTCTTTTAGGGTCGCGAACCCGGTGGGACGCGTGGAGAGGTAGGTTTGCATGCTTTGGAGGGCGTCCATGGCGCTGCCTTCGACTACGTCTAGCACGGCGTAGCCGAGGAGCGAGGGGCCGAGACGGTAGGATTTGGCGAGCTCGGTGACGacggcgccgccgagggAGTGCCCCACGAGAATTATGGGCGGGAGTTCGGGCCAGTGCATGGTGGTCTTTGTGAGCTGGATGACGGTGAAGAGGTCAGTAGCGAGGGTGGAAAGGCTGAGGTctagtggtggtggtggtggtggtggtggtggtgatgcttgATCCTTTGCagtttctcctccttctggggaaggggtggtggtggtgattgttgttgagccATGACCGCGTGCGTCGAGTGAGAGGATGCCGGCGTTGGGTAGACGTTTACGAATCTCGGCGCTGAGAACAGCGAAGGAGAGGCCGGAGGAACCGGCGCCATGGTGGGCGACGAAGAGGGGACCTTTGCCAACTGGGGAGGTGAGGTAAGCGTGATGGGTAACTTTCTGTGATTTGTCGTTACTTTGACCGTCGGATGTAGCTTCTTCCTTAAGAAAGAGTTCTCGTTCAAAGTAAGTTGTCCAAGGGATTGGGTCCATGGACCGACTTGCAAACCTGATTGAGGTAATGTTAACATTCACTTAACACAtagctggaagaggaggatggagtcCGACATACCCTTGCGGCCGTGCAAATAGAGCCCTTCCAGGAGAAGGGATCACGGTTCCTGTCGATGACACAGAAGACGCTGATGAGGAGTCGTCGTCAAAGGGAAATCCGCCTGGACTGGGGCCCGCCACTTCTCTGTCTTCGTCCGCCTCATTGAACTCGGGCACTGGCATCGTCGTTGCTGTCGGTATCTCTGCTGGTGGCTGTCCTAACGCCTGGCTACCGAGCCTCGCCTTTGCCCACTTCTTTTGAAGCTCACTCATGGCGTGAGCTGTAGAGGCTTCCGTCATAGGATGTTTGGATAATCTTCCACCATTCACACCCTGCTTTGCCTTTTTTTGGTAATACGGTATTGTGCTAATGAAGCTTTTCAAGTGAAGTGTTTGTACTTGGCCTATCTGCTCCTCTGTCAGGTTGCCGATGAGTGTTGTTCAAATAAGCTTTGTTCGGTTGTCGCCAGTCGGTATCGAAAGCCGTAAGCAACCAGAATGGTTGTAGTCGAGTGTTCGCCGCAGAAGTTTCCCAAATAGGAATGTCACCTGTTGAGAGTGTAGAAGACGAGATGTGTCTAACGCCAACACCAGAAGAAAAATGCGTGTTTTGGGGAAATATGATTGATCAGAAGTTGAAGGTGGCCCTTTTGAAGGTTGGGGGTTTGGGTCCGGTGATGTTGCTGGGAGCGTGGAGCCAGATGGAGGGTGGTCATTAGCGGCTGTCGAGATAATGTTTGCACTGTGCTGTACTTGTAAAACTTGGCGATAGACGGAAGTAGTCAGCATTTTGGAGCGAAGAGAGGTACACAGTGTCTTACAATCGTGCAAACTACTTGCTGGACTGCACCTACGAACGCACCTATCATCACTACACCTGAACATACAGATAGGCACTACATGGATTAATCAAAGAATTCATGATATGATGACTTAGGATGCAATAGGGTGATGAATGAGAGAAACAAAATCGGCTCGTTGTCATGCGGCATAGGAAGGTGTTAGAAGAGGGCTATACGTTGTCTTCACGATTACTAAACGCTCGCTATAATCAGCCATGCCGGTTGGTCTGTTTAGACCAACGTTGGCTACTTTGTCAATTTCACCTCCTTACACTTTGCCAACGGACGCCTTTGGATTAACCGCCCTTAAAGTAGcgtgatgggatgggatgttTTGTTTGCCTAGTCTTCCGCTGCTCCTTTGTTGCTATACTGTGCCGTGTCTTTTGCCCAACCCCATACCACATCCGTTCTCACAACCCTCTCCGAtgcctccttcatccattcaCAACTTTGCATCCGGGTTGTCAAGATACCACGTCGtatctcctttctcctttgcCGAGAACCCGTTCCCAAGGTAGTAGAACCGATTTCTCTTCGGCCCGTCGTAGACATAATCCCAGTCCTCGCCCCGGAAGTTCTCCAACATGTGGAAGAAGTGTATGCGACTTCCTGGATGCAGCGCCGTTACCGGTCCGtcctccttcccattctTGAACCACGACCGACCCTGGGCTCCCCACGTTGTACGAGGCATGAAAGCCGAGATATGCTCGAAGTAGTCATCGATCGCGTCCTGGGAAGGGCAGATGGCCTTGATGCACTCCGTCTGGCATTTCTTGATGATCCGGGTAATGTACTTGGCGATGTGCTCGGTTAGGGTAAAAACACTGCCGTGGCCGATGGGCGCGTTGGGTCCTAGGAAGACTGGAACATCATAGGTCAGCAGGGTCTGTTACAAGCTAAGAGTTGAATCGAGCCTGGCTTACCAAAATAATTGGGCATGTCGGCAATGGCGCAAGACATGTAAGACTTGGGAACCTCGTCTCTGAACCTCGTTTGCAGATTTCCACTGCGCCCAACGATAGGAAATCGCGGACGGAAGGAAGTGTTGAAACCGGTGGCGCAAACAATTGCGTCGACCTTGATCACTTCGCCAGATTCCAGTTGGATACCCTCAGGAACAAAGCGTCGGATCCCGCCTCTTCGAACCTCGACATTCTCTTGGGTTAGAGCCTTGAGGTAGTCTTGACCAGGGGTTAGCCTCCTCGTTCCTAGTGGGAAGTCTGGAATCATTGTTTCGCAAAGCTCCTTTTTCCCTCCAAGTATCATGGTCATGTATTGCTTTGTCAGTTGCTGAGCAATGGCTTGTACCGGGCTTCCTGCCACGACCTTTGCAATACATGTGTTAGCAATGGCCCTTTGGCTCTGTAAACTCTGGATTGACTTACCATCGGGAAACCATTATTGACTTCCTTCTCCACGGCCTTGACAAAACGGTGATAGAACTCGGGGTCGGACTTGAACCTCTCTATCGTCTCCTGAGAGAAGTTCTCTTGGTCATCAATCCCGATCTCACCGAGTATCTCCAGGAGTTGCTTGTTATggcccatcatcttccaagCCATTATCCGTGGCGGAGTGACCCAAGTTGGCGTTCTGAAAACATGGTACAACTTCTTGACCTCTGATAAACCGTTAGCCGAGCTTGTTTCGCAGAGTAACAGAAGAAATGCTTACTCTTCTGTAGTTCTGGCACAACCTGGATTCCCGTCGAACCATTGCCGATGACAGCAACTACCTTTCCTGCAGCGTCAAAGTCCTCTGGCCAGTTGGCGGTGTGTATTAGGTCTCCCTCGAAGGCGTGAAGGTCGTCAACATCAGGCCATTTCCAGTTGCTGTAGAGCACAACCGTCAGCCACTTGACATCACAATACAAGTCATGGGTCTGTATGTGGGAGTGTCGCTCACTTAAGGATACCTGTTCCATCCAACAGAAAGTCGGCATAGTCACTGATCGACTCGCCTGTCGTCAAATCCTGTACCATCAAATCCCAGCGTGCTTTCTCTTCGTCCCATTGCGCAAATTCCACACGATGCGAGGTCTTGATCGAGTCCCACATATGCTCTTCGTCGCATACATGGCGAAGATAACCACCAATCTCATCAGCTGAGGAGTGGAAGTTGGTCCAGTCATGCTTTGGCTTCCACGAGAACTGGTAGTTGTGACTTGGAACATCACATCGGCAGCCAGGATATCGGTTCTCGAACCAAGTACCACCCACGTCGCTATTCTTTTCGTAGATGACGAAGTCGTAGTTGGTAAGATTCAAGCGGAGGGTACGGACCATGTTTAGCCCGCTTGCACCGGCACCGATGCCGACGATCCGGATGTGCTTGGTTGTGCCAAGAGGCTCTTCTCGAACCGTATAACTCTCTTCGAGGTCGGAGCCATTCTGCGAAAGGGTTGGAGTTGGCAGATTGTGGGTGCGGATGGGCAATTCAGGCCCAGATGTGTTGATAACCATCTTGAAGACTGAGGAAGTGGATGTGTCTGATATGATGCTGTTGTATCAGGAAATATCGAATTAAGAAAAGGCAAGAAGATAAGTAGCACACGGATGAGGTCGAGGACCAAGCCGGGTATATGTAGGAAGGAGTGAAGCCGTCCGTCCTCGGAGGATTAGGTGAATCAAGGCGTCGGTAAGGATGCTTGATCTGGATCGGATTGCAGATTTAGCAAACAATAGTGGCGACTTTGAAAGGAGCCACGAGTTGCCAATACGAAACCTTGAggtgggttgttgaaggaggttgCGACCCGGTTTCGAGTCCCCAAAGCGCTTTTAATGTCAAGTGACAAGCCGCAAGAAGATCGGATGGCAATAATGGAGGCGCCTGCTGGGAAGCTGATGAAGCCCGTCCCGGCTTTCATTGTCCCTTGTCTCTCTGATATTGAATCGGCAGGTAGGTGCCAACTCTCGGTCCTGTTTGTTCCTGATACGCGGGCAGTTGGCTGGTTTACGGAGCTCGACGGGCGGGCAACATGCTTCAACCAGAACCCATCTGACCAAACATGGTTCGGTCGTCAAGCCGCAAAAGCCATCCCGCCCGTGGCATCCCTCCTCATTGATCCAGCATCCCCAGCCAGTTGCCATGGGTTAAGCAACGCACATATGCCATCGGAACCATTGCACACAAGAAGGGCCAAACAGTGAAGTTGGATGGGCAGAGAACGGCAAACGAAGCCCTCGAGTTGACCGAGGCCTCGGCAGTCCAATGGAAGAGCGGGTTGTAAAGTGTGAAAAGCAATGTATCATGTAGGTTCCATGTCCAGGCCTTTGATCCTTCTAGCCAAGTGCTGATGGGCGGCGGAGGTTATGGAGAGCGAGGACTGGAGTAGTAAGGTGCAGTATGGTGTACGGATTATGCGTGGTTATATATGTCGTATTTGGTCCAACCACAGCGGCGGGATCTCGTCGATTGAACAACCTCGCCAGGGAGCAACGAATGGGGATCGTCGGCCTGCTAAATCCCCGAACCTCGAACCTGGGAGTGCGAGGGCTTGAGCCGCCTCTGTGGTTGACACCAGCAGCATCTCACCATCTCGATTGTCGCAAGCGATATGTTGTCGTGCAGGCGAGCGATGTCAGGAGAACACCCGACCGACGGCATGCATGATGAGAGATGAGAGATGAATGGTCAATGGTCAATGGTCCTTGAACGTCGACGGCGAACCCATCGTGTTGGACAGACTGGGAAGGCACCACTCCACTTCCCCCGGAAAGTGCCTGTTAGTGTCCCCTGAAACATGGTGGGGCAGCCGATCCCCAGCTGTCCACGGCCCGTTCTAGAGTTCTTGGGCCTGCCCCGCGATAAGATGGCCTCCCATGCCTAACCCTTGATCATAACCCtaaagacgacgacaagaaTCAAGATAAACATGGATATTGTTTAGCACTGGTAACCTCAACAGGCTCCCTCACATTCAACTCTGACGTTCTAGACTTGCGTAAGACACTAGGTTTCGATAGCCGCCTGTCTCCTTTCAACCTTTACGTGGGAAAAAGCAAAacgcaaaaaagaaaaggcgGTGATTCTAGAGGCACGGTATACGACCAGCTCAACGCAAACATGGCGTCTGGATTTTCTTTCGGTTTTGCGGGAGACGATATTGAGGACGACGggcaacaaccaacaaccccccaGATCAACAACGTAGCCCTTTCGACACCCTCAGCGACGACAAGTGCCAGTGCTTTCCCCGTTCAGGGAAAGCCTCTGCTGCCACCAACCCACCATGATATCGATCACATGCTATCAAGGTTGCCCTCCAAGATCGCCTACAGCCTACTAGATGTCGAGCTAGAAGAGGGCAAGACCATTCAGATTCCGCGCCGAGAGCTGTGGGATGTTCGGGTGCAGCTCATGGCTGAGGATGATGGCTCCAATATCTCCGAGACGGAGCCCGGCCTGGGGGAGCACGATGTCAAGACGGGTATCTACGAGGGTGGCTTCAAGAGCTGGGAAAGCAGCGTTGACTTGGTCAAGGTGCTCGCCTCCGAAAACGCACCCACGATACTCAACCGCGATCCTTGTGTGCTGATGGAGGTACGCGTCCCCTTTTGGTCTTGGCCATTTAACCCTCGTCGCTTTTTTCCTTCGATATGCTTTCGTTGTTGCTGACAGATCGCTTTTCAGCTGGGCTGCGGCACTGCCCTGCCGTCCCTCGCGCTCTTTCAGTGGGCAATGAACGAGAGAAAGTCTAGGGAGAAGCAGCCGCTTACGATCGTACTGGCTGATTATAACCCATCAGTTCTCTATCTGGTCACCCtcccca is part of the Sordaria macrospora chromosome 1, complete sequence genome and harbors:
- a CDS encoding carboxylesterase-mitochondrial 37S ribosomal protein YmS2, with the translated sequence MTEASTAHAMSELQKKWAKARLGSQALGQPPAEIPTATTMPVPEFNEADEDREVAGPSPGGFPFDDDSSSASSVSSTGTVIPSPGRALFARPQGFASRSMDPIPWTTYFERELFLKEEATSDGQSNDKSQKVTHHAYLTSPVGKGPLFVAHHGAGSSGLSFAVLSAEIRKRLPNAGILSLDARGHGSTTITTTTPSPEGGETAKDQASPPPPPPPPPLDLSLSTLATDLFTVIQLTKTTMHWPELPPIILVGHSLGGAVVTELAKSYRLGPSLLGYAVLDVVEGSAMDALQSMQTYLSTRPTGFATLKDGIEWHVRSRTIRNSTSARTSVPGLLAPLEELQRQQLHQPRGVAGTEGTAKPWRWKTDLAATQPFWEEWFKGLSKKFLEAKGGKMLLLAGTDRLDTELTIGQMQGKYALQVFPEAGHFIHEDLPEKTAIALVDFHRRNDRSQLVLPPKVSDLLAQGKRV